The DNA region AAGGTCCGGTCTTGGACCGCGTCGTTGCTGTTGCGGGCCGTGGTTGTGCCCCACGGGTGCGTCACGCGGCCCTTGGCGAGCGGGCTGTAGGGGATCGATCCGACGCCCTGGTGGGCGAGCAGGCCGAACATCTCGCGTTCCTCCTCGCGGTACAGCAGGGAGTACTGATCCTGCATCGACACAAACCGGGTCCAGCCGTTTAGGTCGGCGGCGTGCTGCATCGACGCGAACTGCCAGGTCCACATGGCCGAGGCGCCGATGTACCTGGCCTTGCCGGCCTTGACGACATCGTGCAGCGCCTCCATCGTCTCCTCGATCGGGGTGGTGGGGTCGAAGCGGTGGATTTGGTAGAGATCCACGTAGTCGGTGCCGAGGCGCTTCAGCGAGGCGTCGATGTTCTCCATGATCGCCTTGCGCGACTGCCCGGAGCCGCCCGGGCCATCGTGCATGGGGAAGTGGACCTTGGTGGCCAAGACGACGTTGTCGCGAGTGCTGTACTTGCGCATCGCGCGGCCGACGATCTCTTCCGAGGACCCCGCCGAATATACGTTTGCGGTGTCCCAGAACGTGATGCCGAGTTCGACGGCCTGGCGGAAGAAAGGCTGAGCCGCGTCCTCGTCCATCGCCCAGGCGGGAAACGCCTTGTCGGGGGCGCCATAACTCATGGTGCCGAGCGCGAGGCGGCTGATCTTCAGTCCGGTCGAACCAAGTCGGGTGTACTCCACGGTGATTCCTTTCGTCGTGCGTGCAGCGCGGGTGCGAACCCGTCCGAGGTCGGGCCTCGGGGACCGCGAGACGGCCTTGTTGCCTGTGCCACCGAAGCCTTACTTGACCGACCGACCGGCTGGCCGTCCGCGCCCGCGATCGTGCGGAGCGCAGGAACCTCGAGAATACTCCGGCGATCCTCGCCCCGACTGCTCGGACTTTGTCGTCCGGGACCCACGCCGCGCTTCCATCCGGCGCTCACCGCGAGGGACAAGGCCCGGCGCGCGTGCGTGGCGCGCGCGTGCGCTGGGGTTAACCTCGCGTGGTGAGCAATCCCGGTGGTGAAGATCGACGCGACGATGACGCTCGGCCGCAGGGCCAACGTCGGCCGATGCCTCCGTCGATTGAGCCAAGGAAGAGCGGGTCCGCGGGTGCTCCGGTGCCCGAACCACCAAGAGACGCGCCTCGCCCG from Demequina lutea includes:
- a CDS encoding aldo/keto reductase encodes the protein MEYTRLGSTGLKISRLALGTMSYGAPDKAFPAWAMDEDAAQPFFRQAVELGITFWDTANVYSAGSSEEIVGRAMRKYSTRDNVVLATKVHFPMHDGPGGSGQSRKAIMENIDASLKRLGTDYVDLYQIHRFDPTTPIEETMEALHDVVKAGKARYIGASAMWTWQFASMQHAADLNGWTRFVSMQDQYSLLYREEEREMFGLLAHQGVGSIPYSPLAKGRVTHPWGTTTARNSNDAVQDRTFVDADEPIVNAVEAVAAERGVAMAQIALAWVLRNPVVSAPIVGSTKVQHLDDAVAALDIELTDDEVTALEEHYTPRRPAGF